In the genome of Entelurus aequoreus isolate RoL-2023_Sb linkage group LG08, RoL_Eaeq_v1.1, whole genome shotgun sequence, one region contains:
- the LOC133655167 gene encoding uncharacterized protein LOC133655167 isoform X1 encodes MPLMKHSADVDMVIKKMKLTFAHRHNMVLDPQQSSNILSYFPRFKDIKGLVEQDFVLMFGEDVSGKFVEKWPTTLKKKIIQQCRKLPSITELEELLMAADPPEDGAEVNVDFGWDCDLSSILLLLHLIPPTALGRKRPGKVSASRAEKHLVVFKKTGTSIQEHLDTITTSTQPCLLAVGVRKNTTHQFFIILDKNAIPCRSHSSLGAFDELFKAHFVFATSYHTMLHTMYTFIQTTLYNIDIGKVKESSCC; translated from the exons ATGCCACTGATGAAACATTCGGCTGACGTGGACATGGTCATCAAAAAGATGAAGCTGACATTTGCTCATCGGCATAACATGGTCCTGGACCCACAGCAGTCAAGCAACATTCTATCTTATTTTCCTCGTTTTAAAGACATCAAAGGCTTG GTTGAACAGGATTTTGTTCTAATGTTTGGAGAGGATGTATCGGGCAAGTTTGTGGAGAAGTGGCCAACCACACTCAAAAAGAAGATCATCCAACAATGCAGAAAGCTTCCCTCCATCACTGAGCTTGAGGAACTCCTGATGGCAGCTGACCCTCCTGAGGATGGGGCTGAAGTGAACGTTGACTTTG GTTGGGACTGTGACCTCTCATCGATTTTGCTGCTCTTACACTTGATCCCACCGACTGCTCTAGGTCGGAAGAGGCCAGGAAAAGTTTCTGCATCCCGGGCTGAGAAGCATCTTGTGGTCTTCAAGAAG ACTGGAACAAGCATCCAAGAACATCTTGACACCATTACTACCAGCACTCAACCCTGTCTCCTGGCTGTTGGAGTGAGGAAGAATACAACCCACCAGTTCTTCATAATTCTCGACAAGAATGCCATACCTTGCAGGTCACACTCCTCTCTTGGTGCTTTTGATGAACTGTTTAAAGCACACTTTGTGTTTGCGACATCCTACCACACCATGCTCCACACCATGTACACATTCATCCAGACTACTTTGTACAACATTGATATTGGGAAGGTCAAAGAGTCCTCATGTTGCTGA
- the LOC133655167 gene encoding uncharacterized protein LOC133655167 isoform X2, translated as MPLMKHSADVDMVIKKMKLTFAHRHNMVLDPQQSSNILSYFPRFKDIKGLVEQDFVLMFGEDVSGKFVEKWPTTLKKKIIQQCRKLPSITELEELLMAADPPEDGAEVNVDFGRKRPGKVSASRAEKHLVVFKKTGTSIQEHLDTITTSTQPCLLAVGVRKNTTHQFFIILDKNAIPCRSHSSLGAFDELFKAHFVFATSYHTMLHTMYTFIQTTLYNIDIGKVKESSCC; from the exons ATGCCACTGATGAAACATTCGGCTGACGTGGACATGGTCATCAAAAAGATGAAGCTGACATTTGCTCATCGGCATAACATGGTCCTGGACCCACAGCAGTCAAGCAACATTCTATCTTATTTTCCTCGTTTTAAAGACATCAAAGGCTTG GTTGAACAGGATTTTGTTCTAATGTTTGGAGAGGATGTATCGGGCAAGTTTGTGGAGAAGTGGCCAACCACACTCAAAAAGAAGATCATCCAACAATGCAGAAAGCTTCCCTCCATCACTGAGCTTGAGGAACTCCTGATGGCAGCTGACCCTCCTGAGGATGGGGCTGAAGTGAACGTTGACTTTG GTCGGAAGAGGCCAGGAAAAGTTTCTGCATCCCGGGCTGAGAAGCATCTTGTGGTCTTCAAGAAG ACTGGAACAAGCATCCAAGAACATCTTGACACCATTACTACCAGCACTCAACCCTGTCTCCTGGCTGTTGGAGTGAGGAAGAATACAACCCACCAGTTCTTCATAATTCTCGACAAGAATGCCATACCTTGCAGGTCACACTCCTCTCTTGGTGCTTTTGATGAACTGTTTAAAGCACACTTTGTGTTTGCGACATCCTACCACACCATGCTCCACACCATGTACACATTCATCCAGACTACTTTGTACAACATTGATATTGGGAAGGTCAAAGAGTCCTCATGTTGCTGA